The Paroedura picta isolate Pp20150507F chromosome 17, Ppicta_v3.0, whole genome shotgun sequence genome contains the following window.
CCACCAACTGTATGTCCGACAGGATGGAAAGAGGCCTCCCAACCCAGCCCTGTGGTGGATCAGTGGCCGAGGAGAGGAGGTGCAGTGGAGCTTTGAGGAGCTGGGGGTCTTATCCAGGAAAGCTGCCAACGTGCTCTCCGGTGCTTGCGATCTGCACCGAGGAGACAGAGTCATCGTCATCCTGCCACGGATTCCAGAGTGGTGGACTATAACCGTGGGCTGCATGAGAGCAGGTCAGTGGTAACCCCAAGTGAACTGGGTGGGTCGGTGGGTGTACAGTGGACCATTTCCCTGTTTCTTTTAACTGCATTTTGCTTCAATTCTAGGCATCGTCTTTGTCCCTGCTACTGTCCTGTTGACTGCCAAAGACATTCTGTATAGGCTTCAAGCCTCCAAAGCCAAGAGCATCATAACCAACGAAGCCATAGCGCCATTGGTAGATTCCGTTGTGACCGACTGCCGCTTCCTGAAAAGCCGGATCCTGGTCTCCGAAGGCAGGAGAGAAGGATGGATCCCTTTCCACGACCTGCTCAGGTGAATGCTGcaaaacaggagtagtcaacctgtggtcctccagatgtccatggactgcaattcccatgagcccctgccagcaaacgcgtttgctggcaggggctcatgggaattgcagtccatggacatctggaggaccacaggttgactacccctgctgcaaaaGATATATcaacaggggagggaggaatgcagGGTAGAAATGCATATTGGGAGCATGTGCTATGCACGGTGCTCACAAAATATGCAGTCACGCCATTGTTTGAACCAGGTTCATGCACAAGTTTTGCATGTGAATATAAGAGGTTTGAAACTCACGCTATGAGTTAGATCTTGGATCGCTGGAGAAAAACCATTTGTAGGGAAAGCTTCAAAAGTTTGTTTAGaggttgtgtgtgcatgtgttcaaTGAAAAGCTTTTAAAGATGTGTGCCCTTAGGAGAAGATGTGAATTAGGTAGCCAGAGAAGCAGCATCAGGTGCACCACAACAAatggaaggaagggagtgaaTCATCAGCTAGGCACGCATTGCACTGGTGATAACCCTTCCCAAGGTGGGAATGAatacaggccaggctggattctgaaggtttttggtggagggatcattttGGTATGAAAACTAGTATTAATACGCTTTGTGTGATAAActgctctgaagaagaagagttggttttataccccgcttttcactacccaaaggagtctcaaagtggcttacaattgccttccctccctccgcccacaacagacaccctgtgaggtaggtgaggctgagagagccctgaagggacagcttgctcagaacagcactatcaagactgtgatgagcccatggtCTCCCAGCTCTTTGCATGAGGAGGAGAAGGGACtccaacctggctcgccagattagagaccactacccttaaccactaccaccacactggcttgccTTGTCAATGTCTTTATCTCAGGCATCCAAGACCAGCATTCAACTCATTACACTATGTTTCCCACGTTCGATTGAGGCCGAGCAAGGAAGATGTGAGGGACCCTCCATATTTAACACCATATTTAACAATATCTATTAACTCTTAATTGGAATGACAGGCTCCCCCagacccctgaggcactggggggggCGGAGTTGAAGCAGGGAAAGAGGCGGGTATTATAGTTGTCGCTGGGGTACTGTGGGTTTTGCCACAAATGTTGTCTTAAATAAACCAGAAAAAACAAGGGAAAGAGTGAAGTCAGGACTGAGGCGATGCAGGAAGAAATTTCAATCCATAAAAATTCATGGAAAACATCACGGGGAAGCAGAATGGCAAAAATACATCGAGAAAAATGCAAGGTGAACGTGATGGAAACTACCAGTGCAAAAAAGGTCAAGCAGGCAGGGAGAAGACATGTCAGTCCAAAGGGGGGAGCTAAACATTTTTGTTCTATGAATGCACACAGCAGTCATGTGGCAACAGTGAACATGGCTACCCATAGGCCATGGAGTGAGTATCactgttgtaaaggtaaaggtatcccctgtgccttggggtgtctgacccttggggtgacgccctccagcgttttcatggcagactcaatacggggtggtttgccagtgccttccccagtcattaccgttgattccccagcaagctggggactcattttaccgacctcggaaggatggaaggctgagtcaaccttgagctggctgctgggatcgaactcccagcctcgtgggcagagcttcagactgcatgtctgctgccttaccactctgtgccacaatggGCCCCCAGGCCTCCTTTCGATGAAAATCACTGCTGATTCGTCCAACCCATGGGGCTGTCAGTATGCTGTAATCtgaattactgttctcaccattgttctactgttctatcatattgttctattgttattactgtacTGTTACCCTTTATTATTcctgagttatctgtactgttccctggtCTGCTaaattctatgtaaaccgccctgagcctcaggggagggcgctgtataaatataataaataaatactgtataCTTTATAGAACTGCGTCTGACAAGCACCAGCCTGTTAAAACAAGAAGTCAAGACCCAATGACCATCTACTTCACTAGTGGCACCACAGGTTATCCCAAGATGGTGGAGCATTCCTGCTGCAGTCTTGGACTGGGATTAGTGCCTGGTGCAAGGTATCTCTTTCCATTGCCAGAGAGGGAGGACTCAATTGAGCACGAGATTTTGTGGGGCACAATGCTTAGGACCCTGACTCCAGCACAAAACCGGGCCCGCCTATTGCCTGGACCCTGCTGCTCTGCTGAATGAGTGTTGAGGAGTATGCAGAATTTCCTAATCAAAACCTATCCTTGAGCGTAAAATAAGACTGAAAAGCTAAAGCAGGCTtcaagggtttcttaatggccctcgaagggtttcccaaatgaggggaagttaattaatttgtaataaatttgttaaatatttattgagatatggccatatacggtcatgttgacctgtctaCCCCTCCCGAAATGACGGGCATAATGACGGGCCTGCAggcggtgggaagggaaggagccccaaGTGGACGTGTACACAActtcccaatcacattctgcatcattacaccacttctggggtttctcgaaacctaaagaatgtttcagggggttctcggtaaaaatgttgagaaaggctgagctaaagATACAGAGAGGAGTATTTGCAGATGTTGTGGATGAGGAGCCATCCAAATGACAGCCCACTGGGCTATGTCTGCTTCTCCTCTAGCAcacaataattttttaatttttttttttagaaatgagaCCCAGTTAGGGGATGCCACAGGCCTCGATGAGGTCCATGACCCCAGCAGCAATATTAGAAGTAAACATGGGCATGCCAAAGTGATGTGAAGTCCTAGATGCCCCAGATGCCCCATCACTAAAGGGGAGATTTACAGGCCCTATAGCATGGGGGGCATGGGGGGCATAGAGTAGACCCCAGGACGGTCCTGAGCTGGATTGCCCTGTCTAGCACAATATTGGTTCATCTCAACACCTGAGCAGGgtcaccaaagaagtccagagttgcAGAGGTGGACAACAGCAACCCAACTCTGTtgacctcttgtcttgaaaatctctTGTCATGGGTTGCCAAAAGCTGGCCATGACTCCACGGCACTTTTCACCACGACCAGACCCTGGGCCTGCCTGGTCCGCCAGATGCTTGATGTCAAGGAGGCCCAGGGATCCAAAAGTGTGGATGTCCCCGTTGTAGAAGTTCTTTCCCACATGAACGGCATTTGACTGCTGCAATTAGTCAATTTTAACACACGCTGTTTGTGCTTCCATATCAACAGGTACTGGATGGGCCTGACTCCCGAGAGCGTTATGTGGGGTCTGTCTGATACCGGCTGGGTAAAGTTCGTCTTCGCCAGCGTGTTCGCCCCATGGACTCAGGGGTCCTGCGTCTTTGCTCACGGCAAAATGCAGTTTGAGCCGACAACCGTTCTCAGTGTACGAGTAGGCTTATCTTCCCCGTGTGGTACCAAGCGGTCCAAAAGCAAAACACAGGCTGGGATCttccccaccctctttcccccgggcaaaagaaggggaatgGCGTTTTCACCAGATACCCCTGCACACACTGGAGCCACTTTCAACTCtgccctattttatttatttgtacacttaatttatatactgctcctcaTGGACACCTTGGGGCAGTGTATATAAAACCAGTGGGGAACGGGAAAGGGATATAGAACATTGGAAACAATATGAACAAAAGAAGATATAGTTAACAGCACAATATAGGACCTACTGGATGTCAAGTTTCCTGGCAAGGGGCCAGGTTGTGGGGAGGTCCCATCATtggcctcatctgaaagcctggcggaagagctctgtgttgcaggccctacggaactgtttgcGTTCTGATAGGGCCTTGATTTTGTTGAGGAGCTTGTTCCGTCAGGTTGGATGGGAAGGCTCTGGTTCTGAGGGAGGCTaggtggacttctttggggccagggatcaccaagttTTTGGAATCGATAGTCACTCTTTCAGGAGAATATGAAAACAGGCGGACCTTGGGGTACACAggaccctgaccgcgtatggtctTTCCCACACGGGGGCACAATTTCAGTGGGCATAAGAGAATGCGGGCAGAAAGAGGTGAGAAAGTTGTGGACACACCTCTACTCACACGGCCTTCGTCCCAACCCACAGTTTTCAGAGCTCACTgcattcccacacacacacaattcagttCAGAGGGAGAAGGTGGTGATGAATAggctggttctgggattcagggAAGAAGTCAaaccactcccaaaggctcaagCTTTAAGCATCAGGTGAAACATGAGCACTTCAAAGATGGTgtgtctatctatccatccatccatccatccatccatccatccatccatccatccctccctccctccctccctccctccctccctccctccctccatccatccatcccatcctcCATCTAtctaatccatccatccatccatccatctaatccatccatccatcttctctctccatccatccctccctccctccctccctccctccctccctccatccatcccatccTCCATCTAtctaatccatccatccatccatccatccatctaatccatccatccatcttctctctccatccatccctccctacctccctccctccatccatccatctaatccatccatccatccatccatccatcttctctctccatccatccctccctccctccatcccatcCTCCAtctaatccatccatccatccatccatccatctaatcCATccatcttctctctccctccctccctccatccttccatccaaccacccacccacccacccacccatccatccatccatccatccatccatccatccatccatccaatctatCTATAGCATCCACAAAACAGTTATTAAAGCCAACTGCTGGAACAATATAGAGGAGCATCAACATTACAAAAACCCAGAATGACACAATAAGCAAAACTAGGAGGACCAACCCAATATATCTATTCTAGGCGACAGCTCACCAAATGCCATTTGAAATGCTGCATAGAGGAAGAGAATGCAACAACTCTAGGGTGTGGGAACTCCGGTGTAATGCCCAATCCTCTAGGCCAGCCCAATCCACCCTCTTCTTTCAGAGGATGGCTGCGAAAGCATGGACGTATCAAAAAGTGAGACCTCTGGAATGACTCTCATTTCTTAAGGCTTTTCTATCATTCGCAGACTCTTGCTACTTACCCTGTCACAACCTTCTGTGGCACGCCGACGATTTTCCGCATGCTTCTGCAGCATGAAGTGAGCAGGTACGTACCCTGTAGCGAAAGAACTAAGATACTGCAGCCCTGAGGCGAGTCTTATTTATGTTctgtcccacctttctgcccctaAACCGAGTAAGAACAGCCGAGCAGTGGAAAATGTGGGCACTCAAGTAGCTCAAAAAACATTCCATCAGCAAAACAATCATTAAAGCCTtaacccaggctttttcaaccagggtgttgtgaaaccctgaggtttcacGACAGACTTGGGAGGGTTTTCCAGAATGGAAATGGTTCATGTTTTAGCCCTAAAATTCATTatacatttattgggtcatatgaccatatttggtccacactcttccccccccccccacaatgggcagtgatgggcctagagggcgtggaaaggggaggagcccctggTGAAGCTTTGCtacacaaccatattctgcatgactgttccacttctcaaagcctgaagaatgtctcaggagtttctcgatggtaaagaagttgagaaaggcttccttaAGGTCTGGTAGCTGGGCTGGCCCACTTCCCATGCAGATCCAATCTtaagaagagttacacccttctgggCCTACTGACTCAGGGTTAGGTTTGTCCTGTGACTTTTCAACACCCGGAAGCAAACAGTGTGGCGTATCACTTACAACAATGTCCGTCAGTGAGGTCCAGTTTCAAATCCCATCTCTGTCACGAAgcacactgggtgaccttggttcagtcaAGTCTCACGCCTTGAGAACCCTGCagaattgttgtgaggagaaatcGAGATGGAAACCAGCTGCAGCTCTcaaaaggaaaggtgggattTGGAAGGATATACTAGAGAATACCCCACTAGTGACGACACTCTCTAAGAATCgccagaaactctgtggcaaAGCCATCTagttttcagcaattcctagagacaACCATGGTTCTACTATATTAATGGGTGTTTTTTTCTCTGTATGCTTTTTCAGCTACCACTTCAAGAGTCTGAAGTTTTGTTTAAGTGGTGGAGAGCCAATGAACCCGGAAATGATGGAACACTGGAAGGCCCAGACAGGACTGGAGATCCAGGAAGGCTATGGGCAGACCGAGACTGtacgtcaggctttctcaaccagggtttcatgaagccctggggtttccctgatggccctggaagggtttcctgaatgggtgggagtgaattattatatatttatattgggtgctatgaccatatatggacccGTTGACCAAACCCCTctctcccaaatggccaacgatgggc
Protein-coding sequences here:
- the LOC143826980 gene encoding acyl-coenzyme A synthetase ACSM3, mitochondrial-like isoform X3, which gives rise to MGRMKLLARLPVLRSLLSPGVPYRIASHRGVASLDPTDYEALSRDVPEHFNFASDVLDQWSQKEKDGKRPPNPALWWISGRGEEVQWSFEELGVLSRKAANVLSGACDLHRGDRVIVILPRIPEWWTITVGCMRAGIVFVPATVLLTAKDILYRLQASKAKSIITNEAIAPLVDSVVTDCRFLKSRILVSEGRREGWIPFHDLLRTASDKHQPVKTRSQDPMTIYFTSGTTGYPKMVEHSCCSLGLGLVPGARYWMGLTPESVMWGLSDTGWVKFVFASVFAPWTQGSCVFAHGKMQFEPTTVLSTLATYPVTTFCGTPTIFRMLLQHEVSSYHFKSLKFCLSGGEPMNPEMMEHWKAQTGLEIQEGYGQTETTMLCGTLTGMQVKPGFMGKPCPPFDVQVINERGDRLPPGEEGDIAVRIRPKRPLGLFTSYVDDPEKTASTERGDFYITGDRGVTDEDGYIQFIARADDVILSSGYRIGPFEVENALAEHPAVADSAAVSSPDPIRGEVVKAFIVLSPAYQSHDREKLILELQEHVKKVTAPYKYPRKAKFVQQLPKTISGKTQRKLLRKKEWGEA
- the LOC143826980 gene encoding acyl-coenzyme A synthetase ACSM3, mitochondrial-like isoform X2 produces the protein MLVKSAAMGRMKLLARLPVLRSLLSPGVPYRIASHRGVASLDPTDYEALSRDVPEHFNFASDVLDQWSQKEKDGKRPPNPALWWISGRGEEVQWSFEELGVLSRKAANVLSGACDLHRGDRVIVILPRIPEWWTITVGCMRAGIVFVPATVLLTAKDILYRLQASKAKSIITNEAIAPLVDSVVTDCRFLKSRILVSEGRREGWIPFHDLLRTASDKHQPVKTRSQDPMTIYFTSGTTGYPKMVEHSCCSLGLGLVPGARYWMGLTPESVMWGLSDTGWVKFVFASVFAPWTQGSCVFAHGKMQFEPTTVLSTLATYPVTTFCGTPTIFRMLLQHEVSSYHFKSLKFCLSGGEPMNPEMMEHWKAQTGLEIQEGYGQTETTMLCGTLTGMQVKPGFMGKPCPPFDVQVINERGDRLPPGEEGDIAVRIRPKRPLGLFTSYVDDPEKTASTERGDFYITGDRGVTDEDGYIQFIARADDVILSSGYRIGPFEVENALAEHPAVADSAAVSSPDPIRGEVVKAFIVLSPAYQSHDREKLILELQEHVKKVTAPYKYPRKAKFVQQLPKTISGKTQRKLLRKKEWGEA